In Aliiglaciecola sp. LCG003, a genomic segment contains:
- a CDS encoding TVP38/TMEM64 family protein, whose translation MLKTSKFLMMLAASALFVLLLLGILFGMGFQYEVLELLRWVDSLGLWAPLIFIGIDLLLMIFLLPSILFTLGSGFLFGSINGGIYIIIATSLGSLCAFSISRYFFGLRIRNYLIKHEKYQFVNNELSAHGWKAILVLRLIPFFPLKLSNYFLGLTNFSAKHFLIGTILGIAPNTFLITYAGSLAADLTLLASGQLLRSPFMWALSILGFVLLLISVAYIMRLAQVAMNEIDPKHKLDNT comes from the coding sequence ATGTTAAAAACCAGTAAATTCTTAATGATGCTTGCGGCAAGTGCTTTATTCGTGCTTTTACTATTGGGTATTTTGTTTGGAATGGGCTTTCAATATGAGGTATTGGAATTGCTCAGATGGGTTGACTCATTAGGGTTATGGGCTCCCTTAATATTTATTGGTATCGACTTACTATTAATGATTTTTTTGTTACCTAGCATTTTATTTACCCTTGGTAGTGGTTTTCTTTTTGGATCAATAAATGGTGGAATTTATATCATTATTGCTACTAGTTTAGGCAGTTTATGTGCGTTTTCGATTTCACGATACTTTTTTGGCCTGCGAATTCGTAATTACTTAATTAAACATGAAAAATATCAATTCGTTAATAATGAATTATCGGCTCATGGTTGGAAAGCCATTTTGGTCTTACGTTTAATTCCATTTTTTCCACTTAAGCTTTCTAACTACTTTTTAGGCTTAACTAATTTTTCTGCTAAGCATTTCCTAATAGGAACTATTTTAGGAATTGCTCCAAATACATTTTTGATTACTTATGCAGGTTCATTGGCTGCAGATTTGACCCTTTTGGCAAGTGGACAACTGCTGCGTTCTCCCTTTATGTGGGCACTGTCAATATTAGGCTTTGTTTTGTTGCTAATCTCGGTGGCTTATATCATGCGTTTAGCTCAGGTAGCTATGAACGAAATTGATCCGAAACATAAGCTGGATAATACATAG
- a CDS encoding transposase: MPLARKRQISLTDTTYYRCISRCVRRTFLCGTDKISGKSFEHRKQWIEDRFLFLCTTFAIDVCAYAIMSNHIHVVLHVDCDAPQNWSDKEVVRRWQKLHKGTLLIQQFAQSKLESVGQDELPTLKSSIEVYRKRLFDISWFMKELNEPIARQANAEDQCTGHFWEGRFKSQALLDKHALAACLVYVDLNPIRAKLASTIDNSEHTSIKRRILDLKKGCQTQTLMPFVGHQTQSKGLNFDLHDYIQLVELTAGSINSQKHLGVDFNQSPIIKRLGLNEENWSQLSRGFEKFFSVAAGQTMSMEQYKESTNRKKMKNIRKSLLFN; encoded by the coding sequence ATGCCTCTTGCTAGAAAAAGACAAATAAGTTTAACTGATACAACTTATTATCGTTGTATTTCAAGATGCGTCAGACGAACTTTTTTGTGTGGCACAGATAAAATTAGTGGTAAAAGTTTTGAGCATCGCAAGCAATGGATTGAGGATAGATTTCTGTTTCTGTGTACCACTTTTGCTATTGACGTGTGTGCCTATGCAATTATGAGTAATCATATACATGTTGTACTGCATGTTGATTGTGACGCACCTCAAAATTGGTCAGACAAAGAGGTTGTTAGGCGATGGCAAAAACTGCATAAAGGAACCTTGCTCATTCAGCAGTTCGCGCAGTCAAAACTCGAATCGGTAGGACAGGATGAATTGCCTACTCTAAAATCTAGTATTGAAGTGTACCGTAAACGATTGTTTGACATTAGTTGGTTTATGAAGGAATTGAACGAGCCAATAGCACGCCAAGCCAACGCAGAGGATCAATGCACAGGGCACTTTTGGGAAGGGCGATTTAAATCACAAGCTTTGTTGGACAAGCATGCATTAGCAGCTTGCTTGGTATATGTTGACCTAAATCCAATCCGAGCAAAGCTAGCTTCGACAATAGACAATTCTGAACATACCAGTATCAAACGGCGCATACTAGATCTAAAAAAAGGCTGTCAGACTCAAACACTTATGCCCTTTGTAGGTCATCAAACTCAATCTAAAGGTCTGAATTTCGACTTACATGATTATATTCAATTAGTGGAACTAACAGCTGGCAGTATTAATTCTCAGAAACACCTTGGTGTTGATTTTAATCAATCGCCTATAATAAAGCGTCTAGGCCTAAACGAAGAAAATTGGTCACAATTAAGCCGCGGGTTTGAAAAATTTTTTAGCGTCGCTGCAGGTCAAACAATGTCTATGGAACAGTATAAGGAATCGACCAACCGAAAGAAGATGAAAAACATACGAAAATCACTACTTTTTAATTAA
- a CDS encoding DUF5335 family protein yields MTTNKIEATQWSDYFNQLSKEFSGRKIEIEVDSLELGSQVQSKSLLLNGITFDSKDNALQIMTKNLVHVIQQPSAIYVESDGEILFHIGVLSEDGTEQIIKFLAPLALTHMK; encoded by the coding sequence ATGACTACGAACAAGATTGAAGCCACACAATGGTCTGACTATTTCAATCAGCTTAGTAAGGAGTTTTCAGGTAGAAAAATTGAAATAGAAGTTGATAGCCTTGAACTAGGCTCACAGGTTCAATCCAAATCGTTATTACTTAATGGTATTACTTTTGATAGCAAAGACAATGCACTGCAAATAATGACTAAGAATCTAGTCCATGTAATCCAGCAGCCATCGGCAATTTATGTGGAGAGTGACGGCGAAATTTTATTTCATATTGGCGTGCTTTCAGAAGATGGAACCGAGCAAATCATTAAATTTTTAGCGCCGTTGGCACTAACCCATATGAAGTAA
- a CDS encoding CBS domain-containing protein — protein MRVGDICEKRFIYASQSESLLNVAKLMRTQHVGSVIIIDGTDGKIKPVGIITDRDLVVEVLAANIDAATLTALDIVSSDLVSISESEELRDALNHLRYFGVRRAPVVDHEGHLVGIFSIDDSLPILSEEFSEIVKLMSNELSNEINQRGDSYDYEQD, from the coding sequence ATGCGAGTCGGCGATATTTGCGAGAAAAGATTCATATATGCCTCACAAAGTGAGTCATTGTTAAATGTTGCCAAACTAATGCGGACTCAGCATGTAGGCTCGGTAATTATAATAGATGGCACAGATGGGAAAATTAAGCCTGTCGGCATTATCACTGATCGGGATTTAGTAGTTGAAGTATTAGCAGCAAATATAGATGCAGCAACCCTAACCGCTTTAGATATTGTCAGTTCAGATTTGGTTAGTATTAGTGAATCTGAAGAATTAAGAGATGCTTTGAATCATCTACGCTATTTCGGTGTTAGACGAGCACCTGTAGTAGATCATGAGGGGCACTTGGTAGGAATATTTAGTATTGACGATTCGTTGCCAATATTGTCGGAAGAATTCAGTGAAATTGTAAAGTTAATGAGTAACGAACTTAGCAATGAAATAAATCAAAGAGGAGATTCTTATGACTACGAACAAGATTGA
- a CDS encoding glutathione synthetase, translating to MGLLVNDIYTEKVNYSTTLIAMTATNMGHEVWYISLEQLSYAVEDYVYAKAVRVTDKTYRNCSTYLKNLHSKKAFQQTITLDQLDVLMLRNDPAEDANNRPWARLAGINFGRLAMRHGVLVLNNPMGLNEAVNKMYLQYFPEEVRPRAIITRNADDIKHFIKQERGYAVLKPLSGSGGRNVFLIQPQEHANLNQIIESVSQDGFIIAQEYLQEAKNGDVRLFLLDGKPLVVDGNYAAIHRFRSNEEDMRSNLSSGAIAKKAKITPAILELAEIIRPKLIRDGMFLSGLDIVDNKLMEINVFSPGGLVGCERLHKLNFGKLIIQSLERKVEYIHHQNRHFDNAEVATF from the coding sequence TTGGGATTGTTAGTAAATGATATATATACGGAAAAAGTTAACTATAGCACCACATTAATTGCAATGACTGCCACTAACATGGGACATGAAGTCTGGTATATCAGTCTCGAGCAGCTTTCTTATGCAGTAGAGGATTACGTTTATGCCAAAGCGGTAAGAGTAACGGATAAAACCTATCGAAATTGCAGCACCTACCTCAAAAATTTACACAGTAAAAAAGCTTTTCAGCAAACCATTACACTAGATCAGCTAGACGTTTTAATGCTAAGAAATGACCCAGCTGAGGATGCCAATAACCGGCCTTGGGCGCGGCTGGCGGGTATTAATTTTGGTCGTCTGGCGATGCGCCATGGCGTGTTGGTGTTAAATAATCCAATGGGACTCAACGAAGCTGTCAACAAAATGTATCTGCAGTATTTCCCCGAGGAAGTCCGTCCGCGAGCAATCATCACGCGAAACGCCGACGATATTAAGCACTTTATAAAGCAAGAAAGGGGATATGCGGTACTGAAACCGTTATCAGGCTCAGGAGGACGGAATGTATTTTTAATTCAACCACAAGAGCATGCCAATTTAAACCAGATTATAGAATCCGTATCACAGGATGGGTTTATCATCGCTCAGGAATACTTACAAGAAGCTAAAAATGGTGATGTCCGTTTATTTCTGCTAGACGGCAAGCCATTAGTGGTTGACGGTAATTATGCTGCAATTCATCGGTTTCGTTCAAATGAAGAGGACATGCGCAGTAATTTAAGTTCTGGTGCTATAGCAAAAAAAGCAAAAATCACTCCTGCCATTCTTGAGTTGGCAGAAATCATTAGACCCAAACTGATACGAGACGGAATGTTTTTGTCAGGTTTAGATATTGTTGATAACAAATTGATGGAAATTAATGTCTTTAGCCCCGGAGGATTAGTAGGGTGTGAACGCCTGCATAAGCTAAATTTTGGTAAACTGATTATTCAGTCCCTAGAACGCAAAGTAGAATATATACATCATCAAAATCGCCATTTTGACAATGCGGAAGTGGCAACATTCTGA
- a CDS encoding tyrosine/phenylalanine carboxypeptidase domain-containing protein, which produces MTTKNAKIDEQFIQNVCNALDSEGPVKRMFSPWGRLHIDRRLPFMCIYRKPDDVEDKKTAHLLLGQASYIIVREQDANHPCLRLLLEQIANKLQKLFGSFLFFEMWTSRSTISDIESHAKLQFDIKTSERNPPLDILEEMENALLDIDLGEIDIQLSLDYAGQPHAENMSVLLPKIQSSTSHQYWLGLAVSPVFRQQGRVLPYQLRLLQAGLTKALRRTFFAFIRQYTSHAPAHFHELGHRSITPQVLEIDKKIASVKDQFDILFHVTPVNSDEAWQDFSDNSYRKIPTFKYRPRPIDPDLLKRQLYAIEIEQLEDPTLVHIFQTQRDEISRLLSMIDDRGTANFLYGSMQVYGGVDSSLLLAARLILQNLDVSTESEQSPRVSADEFANRARALIKRYQQQHAEFCYEVELRTDIPGVLVSNGKLMIGHAAVFSQNTVDATLAHEIGTHMVTHFNGSAQPFQQFHSGMQDYEPLQEGLAVLSEYLVGQLHASRLRTIAARVSAVHACIQGADFIEVFTMLHLEYDFSPENAFRISMRVFRGGGFTKDAIYLKGLLQATEYLKNGGDIGILFIGKIALKHLSLVDELRWRKMLKESLVVPHFLLDKMYPKRINNLREINTFTDLVNGDR; this is translated from the coding sequence ATGACTACTAAAAATGCCAAGATTGATGAGCAATTTATTCAAAACGTGTGCAACGCCTTGGATAGCGAAGGTCCGGTTAAACGTATGTTTTCGCCTTGGGGAAGGTTACATATCGATAGACGTTTGCCGTTTATGTGTATTTATCGAAAACCAGATGATGTTGAAGACAAAAAAACGGCCCATTTATTGCTCGGCCAAGCCAGCTATATCATTGTAAGAGAGCAGGATGCAAATCACCCTTGTTTACGGCTCCTACTTGAGCAGATAGCCAATAAGTTGCAAAAACTATTTGGCAGTTTTTTATTTTTCGAAATGTGGACTTCGAGATCCACTATTTCCGATATTGAATCCCATGCCAAACTGCAATTTGATATTAAAACCTCTGAGCGCAATCCGCCGCTAGATATTCTCGAAGAAATGGAAAATGCCTTATTAGATATTGATTTAGGTGAAATTGACATACAACTGAGCCTAGATTATGCGGGTCAACCTCATGCTGAAAATATGTCAGTTTTGCTACCTAAAATTCAATCTAGCACTTCCCATCAATATTGGCTGGGTTTAGCGGTTAGTCCTGTATTTAGGCAGCAAGGCCGTGTTTTGCCTTACCAATTAAGGTTGCTTCAAGCCGGTTTGACTAAAGCGCTACGCAGAACCTTTTTTGCTTTCATTCGGCAGTATACCAGCCATGCCCCGGCGCATTTTCATGAACTTGGGCATCGCTCTATTACACCCCAAGTACTTGAGATAGATAAAAAAATTGCTTCGGTTAAAGACCAGTTTGATATCTTGTTTCATGTTACACCGGTAAACTCAGATGAGGCGTGGCAAGACTTTAGTGATAATAGTTATCGTAAAATTCCCACGTTTAAATACCGTCCTCGTCCAATAGATCCAGATCTACTTAAACGTCAATTATATGCAATTGAAATTGAGCAATTAGAAGACCCTACATTAGTACATATTTTTCAAACCCAGCGCGATGAAATAAGTCGCCTGCTAAGTATGATAGATGATCGCGGTACGGCTAACTTCTTATATGGAAGCATGCAAGTGTATGGTGGAGTAGATAGCTCACTACTGTTAGCTGCAAGATTGATTTTGCAAAATTTGGATGTATCAACAGAAAGTGAGCAAAGCCCTAGAGTTTCAGCTGATGAATTCGCCAATAGAGCACGAGCTTTGATTAAACGTTATCAACAGCAACACGCTGAATTTTGTTATGAGGTTGAGTTGCGTACAGATATTCCTGGCGTGCTGGTGTCCAACGGTAAATTAATGATAGGCCATGCCGCTGTTTTTTCACAAAATACCGTGGACGCGACCTTGGCACACGAAATTGGCACCCATATGGTTACTCATTTCAATGGTAGTGCGCAGCCGTTTCAGCAGTTTCATTCGGGTATGCAGGACTATGAGCCTTTACAAGAAGGATTGGCGGTGTTGTCTGAGTATTTAGTGGGGCAACTTCATGCCAGTAGATTGAGAACTATCGCTGCAAGAGTATCTGCAGTTCATGCGTGCATTCAAGGAGCAGATTTTATCGAGGTGTTTACTATGCTGCACCTTGAGTATGATTTTAGCCCTGAAAATGCATTTCGAATTAGCATGAGAGTGTTTCGTGGTGGAGGGTTTACAAAGGATGCTATCTATCTTAAAGGTTTGTTGCAGGCTACTGAATACTTAAAAAATGGTGGAGACATAGGCATTCTCTTCATTGGTAAAATTGCCTTAAAGCACCTTTCTTTAGTGGATGAACTCAGGTGGCGAAAAATGTTAAAAGAATCCTTAGTAGTACCACATTTTTTGCTCGACAAAATGTACCCCAAAAGAATTAATAACCTGAGAGAAATAAATACTTTTACTGATTTGGTAAATGGAGATAGATAG
- a CDS encoding N-formylglutamate amidohydrolase, whose protein sequence is MNQSNFLPLWSVHRGSGPVLATAVHAGHEIRAELESILALEEADRLREEDPYTDVFTKVVENRIIPIRSRFEVDLNRPRDEAVYVSPENAWGLQVWEHPPDKKMIERSLREFDLFYAKTKSLLTQLETEYGQFVVFDIHSYNYRRNGPNEAPADPIDNPDINIGTGSMDHDRWADLVAHFIRDLRAFDYLGGHLDVRENIKFRGRQFALWVHTHFPKSGCVLSIELKKIFIDEWTGRVDIKILHLLVDALKSTLPGIAEELQRL, encoded by the coding sequence TTGAATCAATCTAATTTTTTACCGCTTTGGTCGGTGCATAGAGGTAGTGGTCCTGTGTTGGCAACTGCAGTCCATGCAGGGCACGAAATAAGAGCAGAACTGGAAAGTATACTAGCCCTCGAAGAGGCTGATAGACTCAGGGAAGAAGATCCTTACACGGATGTTTTCACCAAGGTGGTCGAAAATAGAATTATTCCGATTCGTTCACGATTTGAGGTCGATTTAAATCGACCTCGCGATGAAGCGGTTTATGTATCGCCCGAAAACGCTTGGGGTTTACAGGTTTGGGAGCATCCACCGGATAAGAAAATGATCGAGCGTTCTTTACGTGAATTTGACCTTTTTTACGCAAAAACTAAATCATTGCTCACGCAGTTGGAAACTGAGTACGGTCAATTTGTGGTTTTCGATATACACAGTTACAACTATCGTCGAAACGGACCGAATGAAGCTCCTGCAGATCCAATTGACAATCCCGACATCAATATAGGTACAGGCTCTATGGATCATGATAGATGGGCTGATTTGGTTGCTCATTTTATCCGGGACCTCAGAGCATTCGACTACTTAGGGGGACATCTAGATGTGCGTGAAAACATTAAATTTAGAGGACGTCAGTTTGCTTTATGGGTCCACACGCATTTTCCGAAAAGTGGTTGTGTTCTTTCAATTGAATTAAAGAAAATCTTTATAGATGAGTGGACTGGTAGAGTAGACATTAAGATACTGCACTTACTCGTAGACGCTTTGAAATCGACTCTGCCTGGTATTGCGGAGGAGTTGCAACGGTTATGA
- a CDS encoding S9 family peptidase — protein MPKSLSAVFVLFLFSLFSQSHKTLANSLTLQDFLAKPGLISANISPNGKHVATVWNLEDQRTVMIYDLDENQVVNKFGDNIIRPYYASWANDERLLVKLLVPYKTSQVRRDARTKDDFDIDDYFMFGRIVSTDILGDSLVELMNDERSAKRNVNLARIPHYLPNDKAHILMSSIRNERLSLFKVNVNTGQSDLVVTAGKFTIAFINDDNGKVLFRYDYKPIAKLLEIFEYTDEKDWNLVDEFYFDEDDESKNKIELEDLVGLYEGKLVYRKLNDESGYHELLTLNEGKQEVLVSVPNKDIVGVLTKGINNEVIGYRTLTDIYRSHYFDKTRQAKYDAAAKHFEGENFYFSNISENGERAVIKSFGPNNPVTYFTYEMTTDTMTPLSYSFASLPKEKLATGLKIQYLARDKTLINSYILLPNEFDGSIAMPLIVMPHGGPQARDFLGYDDFAQFIATRGYIVVQPNFRGSTGYGKKFEEAGYKEWGGKMQEDLEDLVTFLVSEGLVDKKRVCIIGGSYGGYAALMGPVKTPDMYQCSVSINGVTHLPDQVEFDLDKFESARLQTYIKDSIGDPATDMAMLKARSPALHADKITIPVLLIHGDEDEVVPYDQSEMMFDALEDQGKWVRMITLKETGHSAFKYKQDIEDIYTEVESFLAEFLPTNKQLKEKNQSTQSP, from the coding sequence ATGCCAAAGTCACTTAGCGCTGTTTTTGTGCTGTTTCTATTCAGTTTATTTTCCCAAAGTCATAAAACTCTCGCTAACTCACTCACCCTTCAGGATTTTTTAGCCAAACCTGGTCTAATTTCAGCGAACATTTCCCCCAATGGCAAGCATGTTGCTACCGTTTGGAACCTAGAAGATCAGCGCACCGTAATGATTTACGACCTCGATGAGAACCAAGTGGTCAACAAATTTGGCGATAATATTATTCGTCCTTATTACGCATCTTGGGCAAATGACGAACGTCTATTAGTGAAGTTATTAGTCCCATATAAAACCTCTCAGGTCAGACGTGATGCTCGGACCAAAGATGATTTTGATATAGACGATTACTTCATGTTTGGTCGCATCGTGTCCACCGATATCTTAGGCGATAGTTTGGTAGAACTGATGAACGATGAACGTTCAGCCAAGCGTAACGTCAACCTTGCCCGTATTCCACATTATTTGCCTAATGACAAAGCGCATATTTTGATGTCGTCGATTCGCAATGAGCGACTCTCTCTTTTCAAAGTCAACGTGAACACTGGACAATCTGATTTGGTTGTCACCGCCGGCAAATTCACTATCGCTTTTATAAATGACGACAATGGCAAAGTGTTGTTCCGTTACGATTATAAACCCATCGCTAAACTACTTGAGATATTTGAATATACAGATGAGAAAGACTGGAATCTTGTCGATGAATTTTATTTTGATGAAGACGACGAAAGCAAAAACAAGATTGAATTAGAAGATTTAGTTGGCCTTTATGAAGGTAAATTGGTTTATCGTAAGCTTAACGATGAATCAGGCTATCATGAACTGTTAACCTTAAATGAAGGTAAGCAAGAAGTGCTAGTGAGCGTTCCAAACAAAGATATCGTCGGTGTCTTGACCAAAGGTATCAACAATGAAGTAATTGGTTATCGCACCCTTACGGACATATATCGTTCCCACTATTTTGATAAGACACGTCAAGCCAAATATGATGCGGCAGCTAAACATTTTGAAGGGGAAAACTTCTACTTCAGCAACATTTCAGAAAATGGAGAGCGCGCCGTTATAAAATCTTTCGGTCCGAATAACCCCGTAACCTATTTCACCTATGAAATGACAACAGATACTATGACTCCGCTGAGCTATTCCTTCGCCAGCCTACCAAAAGAAAAGCTAGCCACAGGTTTAAAAATTCAATATTTAGCCCGTGATAAAACCCTAATCAATTCATATATTTTACTCCCCAACGAATTCGATGGGTCGATTGCTATGCCTTTAATTGTCATGCCTCACGGAGGACCCCAAGCAAGAGATTTCCTAGGTTACGATGATTTTGCTCAATTTATTGCCACCCGTGGCTATATCGTGGTGCAACCGAATTTCCGCGGCTCAACCGGTTATGGTAAAAAGTTTGAAGAAGCCGGTTACAAAGAGTGGGGCGGCAAAATGCAGGAAGACTTAGAAGATCTAGTGACCTTTTTAGTTAGTGAAGGCTTGGTTGATAAAAAACGGGTTTGTATCATAGGAGGCTCGTATGGCGGGTACGCCGCACTCATGGGTCCGGTAAAAACCCCCGACATGTATCAGTGCAGTGTCAGCATCAACGGCGTGACTCACCTGCCTGATCAAGTCGAGTTTGATTTAGACAAGTTTGAATCTGCGAGACTGCAAACTTATATCAAAGATAGTATTGGCGATCCGGCCACCGACATGGCCATGTTAAAAGCACGCTCTCCGGCGTTACATGCAGACAAAATCACCATCCCAGTGCTGCTTATCCATGGCGACGAGGATGAAGTCGTACCTTATGATCAGTCTGAAATGATGTTCGATGCATTAGAAGATCAGGGTAAATGGGTACGTATGATCACCTTAAAAGAAACCGGACACAGTGCATTCAAATATAAGCAAGACATCGAAGATATCTACACTGAAGTGGAGTCATTCTTAGCTGAATTTCTGCCCACTAATAAACAGTTAAAAGAAAAAAATCAAAGTACTCAGAGCCCATAG
- a CDS encoding DUF1206 domain-containing protein encodes MGTKHVIMGIARIGYAAKCVVYCILGMLTLYVAFTAANTEQVSKKSVFQEILNSPFGSISLTAIIAGFSCYVVWRFVQGITNPDDLDMSKVKDVLIRLFYFFSAIAYTSATYVAFKVLMGSPDDQQDKKQQVGDSIMQETWGVLLVGSISIAVVVFAFTQFKHAIKGDFMDKLVNDMSHTQQKIANLCGRIGFTGRGIVYLLVGGFFMNASLTQNSEKAGGLSKALSTLLVQPFGPWMVGAVSVGLIGFGIFCGFEGRYRKTN; translated from the coding sequence ATGGGTACAAAACATGTGATTATGGGAATAGCCAGAATTGGATACGCAGCCAAGTGTGTGGTGTATTGTATTCTTGGAATGCTAACCTTGTATGTTGCTTTTACCGCTGCTAATACCGAACAAGTGTCTAAAAAATCTGTCTTTCAAGAAATACTCAACTCTCCTTTTGGCTCAATCTCTTTAACTGCGATAATTGCGGGGTTTAGTTGTTATGTTGTCTGGCGGTTTGTGCAAGGGATCACCAATCCAGATGATTTAGACATGTCCAAAGTGAAAGATGTACTGATACGACTATTCTACTTCTTTTCAGCAATCGCTTACACGTCAGCGACCTATGTTGCATTCAAAGTACTAATGGGGTCGCCAGACGATCAGCAGGACAAAAAACAGCAAGTGGGAGACAGTATCATGCAGGAGACATGGGGCGTGCTGCTTGTCGGTTCAATCAGTATCGCTGTGGTGGTGTTTGCGTTTACTCAGTTTAAGCATGCAATTAAAGGCGATTTTATGGATAAATTGGTCAATGACATGTCTCACACCCAGCAAAAAATAGCCAACCTGTGTGGAAGAATCGGCTTTACCGGTAGAGGTATCGTCTATTTGCTGGTGGGCGGCTTTTTCATGAATGCATCATTAACGCAAAACTCGGAAAAAGCGGGCGGACTGTCAAAAGCCTTATCAACCCTTCTGGTACAACCCTTTGGCCCTTGGATGGTGGGAGCGGTTAGCGTGGGGTTGATAGGGTTTGGTATTTTTTGTGGGTTTGAAGGCAGATATAGGAAAACTAATTAA
- a CDS encoding VacJ family lipoprotein: MKSVTTRSATMLMMLSVIMLTACSTNNSTQQVANEQPPEANKAITITTSQGTQTLSPTVVTYDPETFEDPLEFINRPIFAFNDVLYRYVMIPVSKGYTAVIPDPVQTGIGNFFSNIREPLNLINHALQGEGKKSGTNLSRFLINSTIGLLGLFDPAEAWFDIEEDTATIGDTLESYQVGYGNYLVLPILGQSDFRNAFSTIGESILSPVRVISDAPQTAYLQGLDGFNEFAPSAPSYEELQAQSDDPYTFFRNLYLQSLKRDADFQSAPQQLSPSPANVKGKHSNKNKVNENQAKQDDEQEQ, translated from the coding sequence ATGAAAAGTGTTACCACTCGCAGTGCCACAATGTTAATGATGTTGAGTGTGATTATGCTAACGGCATGCAGCACAAACAATAGCACCCAACAAGTTGCTAATGAACAGCCGCCGGAGGCAAATAAGGCGATTACTATTACCACCTCTCAAGGTACACAAACGTTGAGCCCTACAGTTGTCACTTATGATCCTGAAACCTTTGAAGATCCACTTGAATTTATTAACCGTCCGATTTTCGCGTTTAATGATGTGCTCTATCGATATGTGATGATCCCAGTCAGTAAAGGCTATACCGCAGTCATTCCAGACCCGGTACAAACCGGCATCGGCAATTTTTTTAGCAATATTCGTGAACCTCTGAACCTGATAAACCATGCCTTACAAGGGGAAGGTAAAAAGTCCGGAACCAATCTTTCTCGGTTTTTGATTAATTCAACTATCGGTCTGTTGGGACTGTTCGATCCTGCCGAGGCTTGGTTTGATATTGAAGAAGACACCGCGACCATCGGCGATACCTTAGAATCTTACCAAGTGGGCTACGGTAATTATCTTGTGTTACCAATCTTAGGCCAATCAGATTTTCGTAATGCTTTTTCCACCATCGGTGAGTCTATATTGAGCCCTGTTCGGGTGATCTCTGACGCACCGCAAACCGCTTATTTGCAAGGTTTGGATGGATTTAACGAATTTGCACCTAGCGCCCCGAGTTATGAAGAGTTACAAGCACAATCAGACGATCCTTATACATTTTTTAGAAACCTCTATCTGCAATCACTCAAGCGTGATGCTGACTTTCAAAGCGCCCCCCAGCAACTTTCGCCTTCGCCCGCAAATGTAAAGGGCAAGCACTCCAACAAAAACAAAGTCAATGAAAACCAAGCTAAGCAAGATGACGAGCAGGAGCAATAA